One Cystobacter fuscus DSM 2262 DNA segment encodes these proteins:
- a CDS encoding CoA-binding protein has product MSYEQNLVEDEEGIRALVRGARRVAVLGIKTEQHSGQPAFYVPEYLAQAGVDVVPVPVYYPEVTHILERPVFRRLVDIPGDIDLVDVFRRPQDIDQHVDDILAKKPKAVWFQSGIRNDAAARRLAEAGIQVVQDRCLMVDHRRYAR; this is encoded by the coding sequence GTGAGCTACGAACAGAACCTCGTCGAGGACGAAGAGGGCATCCGCGCGCTGGTGCGGGGCGCCAGGCGCGTGGCGGTGCTGGGCATCAAGACGGAGCAGCACTCGGGGCAGCCCGCCTTCTATGTGCCCGAGTACCTCGCCCAGGCGGGCGTGGACGTGGTGCCCGTGCCCGTCTACTACCCGGAGGTGACGCACATCCTCGAGCGGCCGGTGTTCCGCAGGCTCGTGGACATTCCGGGTGACATCGATCTGGTGGACGTGTTCCGCCGTCCACAGGACATCGACCAGCACGTGGACGACATCCTCGCCAAGAAGCCCAAGGCGGTGTGGTTCCAGTCGGGCATCCGCAACGACGCGGCGGCGCGGCGGCTGGCCGAGGCGGGCATCCAGGTGGTCCAGGACCGTTGTCTCATGGTGGACCACCGGCGCTACGCGCGCTGA